The following coding sequences are from one Aquificaceae bacterium window:
- a CDS encoding penicillin-binding protein 2 — MQNLKGSNAKISLVSFLIFLGFALITLRFAYIQLIGKESYVDKVVERFPKASVVRLSTPRGSIKDRRGNDLAISIPTVSIYAFPHLVQNRDELVRRLSALPEIREKELTEKLNSDRKFVWLVRHLDKVYMPYLRAVIRDTENGKAVGLQEEYKRFYPHGNLASNLLGFVGKDGEGLEGLEYIFDRDLKGKEIKGVFYLGRLAVSPLSEDMNSKDVQLTIDLGVQTILEDIRDKIVKQWSPDRVGILLMDARTGEILGMANYPTFDPNHYQRFPPSHRRNFVVTDLFEPGSVMKPFFIGQALQKGYVKPGIWIDTEGGRTEVFGRYVKDVKPSGRLTLEQVLVKSSNVGTIKVARYLSKRDVEEILEKIHMTDRFNLLPGEVKPRLPNFSYPANILYASIGQGLASNLLNLCVSFNALATNRIVKPRILLDEKTQVLRENIYTPQVFGWLQTNLTKVVEEGTATRARSDYFTIAGKTGTSQKFDFSTGRYSREELVTYFVGYFPASDPRFIAGIMVDRPRGPDPYGGTVAAPHFKELVERVAFYYRLEPDKLSKQLSLLSRQ; from the coding sequence ATGCAAAACCTTAAAGGCAGCAATGCCAAGATATCTCTGGTATCCTTTCTCATATTTCTGGGCTTTGCCCTTATAACTTTAAGGTTTGCCTACATACAGCTGATAGGAAAAGAAAGCTACGTGGACAAGGTTGTGGAAAGGTTTCCCAAAGCTTCAGTGGTCAGACTTTCCACACCGAGGGGTTCCATAAAGGACAGAAGGGGAAATGACCTTGCCATAAGCATCCCCACAGTTTCCATTTACGCCTTTCCACATCTTGTGCAGAACAGGGATGAACTGGTCCGGAGGCTCTCAGCATTACCAGAAATAAGAGAAAAGGAGCTTACTGAAAAGCTCAATTCAGACAGAAAGTTCGTCTGGCTGGTAAGGCACTTAGACAAGGTCTATATGCCCTACCTCAGAGCAGTTATAAGGGATACTGAAAACGGGAAAGCGGTAGGATTACAGGAAGAGTATAAAAGATTCTATCCTCATGGCAACTTAGCCAGCAATCTCCTTGGCTTTGTAGGAAAGGATGGAGAGGGTCTTGAGGGTCTTGAATACATTTTTGACAGGGACCTTAAGGGTAAGGAGATTAAGGGAGTTTTTTATCTTGGAAGGCTGGCGGTCAGCCCTCTGTCTGAAGATATGAACTCTAAAGATGTGCAGCTTACCATAGACCTTGGTGTGCAGACCATACTGGAAGACATAAGGGACAAAATAGTCAAGCAGTGGAGCCCTGACAGGGTGGGCATACTGCTTATGGATGCCAGGACGGGTGAAATACTTGGCATGGCAAACTACCCAACCTTTGACCCCAATCATTATCAGAGGTTCCCACCATCACACAGAAGGAACTTTGTAGTAACAGACCTTTTTGAACCCGGCTCTGTGATGAAGCCCTTCTTTATAGGTCAGGCCCTACAGAAGGGCTATGTAAAGCCAGGCATATGGATAGACACAGAAGGTGGCAGGACAGAGGTTTTTGGCAGATATGTGAAGGATGTAAAGCCCTCAGGAAGGCTGACACTTGAGCAGGTGCTCGTAAAGTCTTCAAATGTGGGCACCATAAAGGTAGCCAGATACCTTTCAAAAAGGGATGTGGAGGAGATACTGGAAAAAATACACATGACGGACAGGTTCAATCTTCTTCCTGGGGAAGTAAAGCCAAGACTTCCAAACTTCAGCTACCCCGCAAATATACTTTACGCCAGCATAGGTCAGGGTCTTGCTTCAAACCTCCTAAATCTCTGTGTCAGCTTCAATGCCCTTGCCACAAACAGGATAGTAAAGCCAAGGATATTGCTGGATGAAAAAACTCAGGTTCTGAGGGAGAACATATACACACCGCAGGTGTTTGGCTGGCTGCAGACAAACCTCACAAAGGTGGTTGAAGAGGGAACTGCAACAAGGGCAAGGTCAGATTACTTTACCATAGCAGGCAAGACTGGCACATCCCAGAAGTTTGACTTCAGCACTGGAAGATACTCAAGAGAAGAACTGGTAACCTACTTTGTAGGCTATTTTCCTGCGAGCGATCCGAGGTTTATAGCCGGCATAATGGTGGACAGACCCAGGGGTCCAGACCCATATGGAGGAACTGTGGCTGCACCTCACTTCAAAGAGCTTGTGGAGCGAGTGGCTTTTTACTACCGTTTAGAACCCGACAAGCTCAGCAAGCAGCTTTCTCTTCTCAGCAGGCAGTAA
- the carA gene encoding glutamine-hydrolyzing carbamoyl-phosphate synthase small subunit: MKRAILALEDGSYFVGYSFGAEGEASGEVVFNTSMTGYQEIITDPSYRGQIVVMTYTQMGNYGVNYEDVESSRVQANGLVIKELSPIYSSWRAKKSLHEYLAENGVVGIWGIDTRALVKRIRERGALRGVISTQEEDPKRLIEKARDLPDISEINLVEEVATREVYYWKEGDWDLRRGYLYRDNHRPLIMVVDYGVKRNILRRLTQEGAVVLVVPPYDVEKRIQEINPDAIFLSNGPGDPQRVVEGIRLVRKYMEKLPIMGICLGHQIMGLALGGKTYKLKFGHHGGNHPVKDLRDGHIEITAQNHNFAVDPDTLRDVEITHINLLDETLEGFRHMHLPMFCVQYHPEASPGPHDSKGIFREFVELAMSHAKP, translated from the coding sequence ATGAAAAGAGCCATACTCGCCCTTGAAGACGGGAGCTACTTTGTGGGCTATTCCTTCGGTGCGGAGGGAGAAGCATCAGGAGAGGTCGTCTTTAACACTTCCATGACAGGCTATCAGGAGATAATCACCGACCCATCCTACAGGGGTCAGATTGTGGTGATGACTTACACCCAGATGGGCAACTACGGCGTAAACTATGAGGATGTGGAGTCCTCAAGGGTTCAGGCAAATGGGCTTGTCATAAAAGAGCTTTCACCTATTTACAGCAGCTGGAGGGCAAAAAAGAGCCTGCACGAATACCTTGCAGAGAACGGGGTTGTGGGTATATGGGGTATTGACACGAGAGCTCTGGTCAAAAGGATAAGAGAAAGAGGAGCCCTCAGGGGAGTTATCTCTACCCAGGAAGAAGACCCGAAGAGGCTTATAGAAAAGGCAAGGGACTTGCCCGATATATCAGAGATAAACCTGGTTGAGGAAGTGGCGACCAGAGAGGTCTACTACTGGAAGGAAGGAGACTGGGACCTGAGAAGAGGCTACCTATACAGGGATAACCATAGACCTCTGATAATGGTCGTGGATTATGGTGTAAAGAGAAACATACTCAGGAGGCTCACACAGGAGGGTGCGGTGGTCCTTGTGGTCCCTCCCTATGATGTGGAAAAGAGAATTCAGGAAATTAATCCTGACGCAATCTTTCTCTCTAACGGACCAGGAGACCCCCAGAGGGTGGTGGAAGGCATAAGGCTGGTGAGAAAATACATGGAAAAACTGCCCATAATGGGCATATGTCTGGGACATCAGATAATGGGTCTTGCTCTAGGTGGAAAGACCTACAAGCTGAAGTTCGGACATCATGGCGGCAACCATCCAGTAAAAGACCTCAGAGACGGGCATATAGAGATAACCGCACAGAACCATAACTTTGCCGTTGACCCGGATACTCTCAGAGATGTGGAAATAACCCACATAAACCTTCTTGACGAAACCCTCGAGGGCTTCAGGCACATGCACCTTCCTATGTTCTGCGTTCAGTATCATCCAGAGGCCTCACCTGGTCCTCACGATTCTAAGGGTATATTCAGGGAATTTGTAGAGCTCGCCATGAGCCATGCAAAACCTTAA
- the bioD gene encoding dethiobiotin synthase, with protein sequence MAIIIKVRAVLITATDTGVGKTFISYNLLYALRERGVRAGYLKPVETDVKDFPADGGLLASLTGQPVEEVVPVSFSLPLSPYAGILEEGKDFSLEALRVHFEELLDKYEFLVVEGAGGVAVPVKGNYDYAKLARDWGLKTILVARAGLGTINHSFLSWFYMKAMDVEPIAIVMNGFEGRDVSERTNPFIVEELTGVRVIKVPRVEGLLLPAEKRKLLAELVGF encoded by the coding sequence ATGGCTATAATTATAAAGGTGAGAGCTGTTCTTATAACCGCCACAGATACGGGTGTGGGCAAAACCTTCATAAGCTACAACCTCCTCTATGCTCTCAGGGAAAGAGGAGTAAGAGCAGGCTATCTCAAGCCAGTTGAGACGGATGTTAAAGACTTTCCTGCAGACGGTGGACTGCTTGCCTCTCTAACAGGTCAGCCTGTAGAGGAGGTTGTTCCTGTGAGTTTCAGCCTCCCTCTTTCGCCCTATGCAGGTATACTGGAAGAGGGAAAGGATTTTTCACTGGAGGCTCTCAGGGTCCATTTTGAAGAGCTTCTTGACAAATATGAGTTTCTTGTGGTAGAGGGGGCAGGAGGTGTGGCTGTGCCCGTAAAGGGGAATTATGACTATGCAAAACTTGCCAGAGACTGGGGATTAAAGACCATACTGGTTGCAAGGGCAGGTCTTGGGACCATAAACCACAGCTTTCTGAGCTGGTTTTATATGAAAGCCATGGATGTTGAGCCCATAGCCATAGTAATGAATGGTTTTGAGGGCAGAGATGTTTCTGAGAGAACAAACCCCTTTATTGTGGAAGAGCTTACAGGTGTAAGGGTTATAAAAGTTCCGAGGGTTGAGGGGCTTTTACTGCCTGCTGAGAAGAGAAAGCTGCTTGCTGAGCTTGTCGGGTTCTAA